The bacterium genomic sequence AAACTACTACTGCAAGACTTGTTGCTAAAGCACTGGGTTTACTTCACGTTGATACGGGGGCGATGTACAGAGCGGTTGCCCTTGCGGTTTTAAGGAAAGGGGTAGACCCTGCCGATGGGGAAGCAGTAAAAAAGGTTGTTGAAGGTGTAAGAATTGACCAGAAGGTTATAAATGACGAGGTCAGAACTTACCTTGATGGAGAGGATGTGTCTTCCAGTATAAGGACTCCTGAAGTGGATAAGGTAGTATCGGTTATTTCGGCGTACCCTTTCGTGAGGCAGAAAATGGTTGAATTACAAAGAAAGATGGCTCAAAAAGGCGGAGTCGTGATAGAAGGGAGAGATATAGGTACGG encodes the following:
- the cmk gene encoding (d)CMP kinase — translated: MKPNLKIAIDGPAGAGKTTTARLVAKALGLLHVDTGAMYRAVALAVLRKGVDPADGEAVKKVVEGVRIDQKVINDEVRTYLDGEDVSSSIRTPEVDKVVSVISAYPFVRQKMVELQRKMAQKGGVVIEGRDIGTVVLPDADLKVFMKASPEERARRRLKELELRGIRADFDKILEEIKKRDEMDSTRDYAPLKIPEDAFILDTTNLSIEEQVNLILKEVKRRFSLS